From a region of the Torulaspora globosa chromosome 7, complete sequence genome:
- a CDS encoding uncharacterized protein (ancestral locus Anc_1.502) → MEKLNSLHSSLPPERSPTDQAIESLNGELSQEFKIAANAVTKLYRVANERNSLLKHRGYLQCVENLLAMLEQEPGLSAEDIHLWCIKQRNEILSHQSAGGNAEQGKSTGAKYNFDFANPGGSCGDGGATSKVPTFRLSTPPLSVEYSKPEKTMWSVQKQQTWKGVPCNHQEKTGNDVTAGEMDQTGPEGSREDQPPAHVKKQKVISTVVTPCRRKAKTDRRD, encoded by the coding sequence ACCTCCAGAGAGGTCTCCCACTGACCAGGCGATAGAATCGTTGAACGGCGAACTTTCGCAGGAATTCAAAATAGCCGCCAACGCGGTCACAAAGTTGTATCGGGTGGCAAACGAGCGGAActcgctgctgaagcatCGCGGCTATCTACAATGTGTGGAGAATCTGCTAGCCATGTTGGAGCAAGAGCCTGGCTTGTCGGCGGAGGATATCCACCTTTGGTGTATCAAGCAGAGGAACGAGATATTGTCGCATCAGAGTGCCGGCGGGAATGCCGAACAAGGCAAGAGTACGGGAGCCAAGTACAACTTCGACTTCGCGAACCCTGGCGGTAGCTGTGGCGACGGTGGTGCTACTTCCAAAGTTCCGACTTTTAGGTTATCAACGCCTCCGCTAAGCGTGGAATATTCAAAGCCCGAGAAGACTATGTGGAGCGTGCAAAAACAACAGACGTGGAAGGGCGTACCATGCAACcatcaagagaagactGGTAATGACGTGACGGCTGGCGAAATGGACCAGACGGGGCCGGAAGGGTCGAGAGAGGATCAGCCACCGGCGCATgtcaagaagcagaaggtCATTTCGACAGTTGTCACTCCGTGTAGGAGAAAAGCAAAGACGGACCGAAGAGACTGA